One window of the Triticum dicoccoides isolate Atlit2015 ecotype Zavitan chromosome 3B, WEW_v2.0, whole genome shotgun sequence genome contains the following:
- the LOC119277783 gene encoding F-box protein At5g62510-like yields MDGEMGEDVLAEILVRLPHKSLARFQCVSTTWQGLISADYLRRRLPLITSGVLFHDGPRDGEGGRRAYTYARAASATGEDGGGVAEADDMSFFPCHATSSIIDGCNGLLLYYASCPAAFHVVNPTTRRWAALPEPRRKTLLSVLSFDPCASPHYKVVCFTGWLPRGASIEVFDSETGAWGEHELDFGLDTDAMSATMHCFGGAVHVLAYSGHVVRIDLATMACTVTALPAPVSYRARAGHCRGRLRYASSDGSRLTLWELVDAGKSEWVAKHELGVGDLVSGGSCHPATATFVFMAFHPEREVVYLWTPSKLIAFNMEQRRVEEECVFGSGKEDAQLIQIWLFPFSRHLASCLA; encoded by the coding sequence ATGGACGGCGAGATGGGCGAGGACGTGCTGGCGGAGATCCTCGTCAGGCTGCCGCACAAGTCGCTGGCGCGGTTCCAGTGCGTCTCCACCACGTGGCAGGGCCTCATCTCCGCCGACTACCTCCGCCGGAGGCTGCCGCTCATCACGTCCGGCGTGCTGTTCCACGACGGCCCGCGGGACGGCGAGGGCGGGAGGCGGGCGTACACGTACGCGCGCGCGGCGTCCGCGACCGGCGAAGACGGCGGCGGAGTGGCGGAGGCGGACGACATGTCCTTCTTCCCGTGCCACGCCACGTCCAGCATCATCGACGGCTGCAACGGCCTGCTGCTCTACTACGCGTCCTGCCCGGCGGCGTTCCACGTCGTGAACCCGACCACGCGGCGGTGGGCGGCGCTGCCGGAGCCGCGCAGGAAGACGCTGCTCTCCGTGCTGTCCTTCGATCCCTGCGCCTCCCCGCACTACAAGGTGGTCTGCTTCACCGGGTGGCTGCCCCGGGGCGCCTCCATCGAGGTGTTCGACTCGGAGACCGGTGCGTGGGGCGAGCACGAGCTCGACTTCGGCCTCGATACCGACGCCATGTCTGCCACCATGCACTGCTTCGGCGGCGCCGTCCACGTGCTGGCATACTCGGGCCACGTCGTCCGCATCGACCTCGCCACCATGGCGTGCACGGTCACCGCGCTCCCGGCGCCCGTGAGCTACCGGGCGCGCGCGGGACACTGCCGCGGCCGGCTCCGGTATGCGTCCAGCGACGGCTCGCGCCTCACGCTATGGGAGCTTGTGGACGCGGGCAAATCCGAGTGGGTGGCGAAGCACGAGCTGGGGGTCGGTGACCTCGTCTCCGGCGGCTCGTGCCACCCCGCTACCGCGACCTTCGTGTTCATGGCGTTCCACCCGGAGAGGGAGGTGGTGTACCTGTGGACGCCGTCGAAGCTCATCGCGTTCAACATGGAGCAGAGGCGCGTCGAGGAGGAGTGCGTGTTCGGGTCCGGGAAAGAAGACGCGCAGCTCATACAAATCTGGCTGTTTCCGTTCTCGCGCCATTTGGCCAGCTGCTTGGCCTGA